The following proteins are encoded in a genomic region of Canis lupus familiaris isolate Mischka breed German Shepherd chromosome 6, alternate assembly UU_Cfam_GSD_1.0, whole genome shotgun sequence:
- the EXTL2 gene encoding exostosin-like 2 isoform X1, translating into MRYCHICKLPGRVMGIRVLRFSLVVILVLLLVAGALTTLLPNIKEDKMLTLRREIKSQGKSTLDSFTLIMQTYNRTDLLLRLLNHYQAVPYLHKVIVVWNNVGEKGPDELWNSLGPHPVPVIFKLQTTNRMRNRLQVFPELETNAVLMVDDDTLISAQDLVFAFSVWQQFPDQIVGFVPRKHVSTSSGIYSYGGFELQTPGFGNGDQYSMVLIGASFFNSKYLDLFQRQPAAVHALIDEIQNCDDIAMNFIIAKHTGKTSGVFVKPVNMGNLEKESNGGYPGMWHRAEHFLQRSYCINKLVNIYNSMPLKYSNIMISQFGFPYANHKSKI; encoded by the exons ATGAG GTATTGCCACATCTGCAAACTTCCCGGACGAGTGATGGGCATTCGAGTCCTTCGTTTCTCTCTGGTGGTCATCCTCGTGCTGCTGCTCGTAGCCGGGGCTTTGACCACTTTACTTCCAAATATCAAGGAAGACAAGATGCTCACTTTGCGTAGGGAAATAAAATCCCAGGGCAAGTCCACCCTGGATTCCTTTACTCTAATAATGCAGACATACAACAGAACAGATCTCTTACTGAGACTCTTAAATCATTATCAGGCTGTGCCATATCTGCATAAAGTGATTGTAGTGTGGAACAATGTTGGGGAGAAGGGACCAGACGAGTTATGGAATTCTCTAGGGCCGCATCCCGTCCCTGTGATCTTCAAACTACAGACGACAAACAGGATGAGAAATCGACTCCAGGTCTTTCCTGAACTAGAAACCAATG CAGTGTTAATGGTAGATGATGACACGCTAATTAGTGCCCAAGACCTTGTCTTTGCTTTCTCAGTTTGGCAG cAATTTCCTGATCAAATTGTAGGATTTGTTCCTAGAAAGCATGTCTCTACTTCATCAGGCATCTACAGTTATGGAGGTTTTGAACTGCAAACCCCAGGGTTTGGGAATGGTGACCAGTACTCTATGGTGCTGATTGGAGCCTCGTTCTTCAATAGCAAATACCTTGACCTGTTTCAGAGGCAGCCTGCCGCTGTCCATGCTTTGATAGATGAAATCCAAAACTGTGATGATATTGCCATGAATTTTATCATTGCCAAGCACACCGGGAAGACTTCAGGGGTATTTGTGAAACCTGTAAACATGGggaatttagaaaaagaatccAATGGTGGCTATCCTGGAATGTGGCATCGAGCTGAGCACTTTTTGCAGAGGTCTTACTGTATAAATAAGCTTGTTAATATCTACAATAGCATGCCCTTAAAATACTCCAATATTATGATTTCTCAGTTTGGTTTTCCCTATGCCAACcacaaaagcaaaatatga
- the EXTL2 gene encoding exostosin-like 2 isoform X2: MGIRVLRFSLVVILVLLLVAGALTTLLPNIKEDKMLTLRREIKSQGKSTLDSFTLIMQTYNRTDLLLRLLNHYQAVPYLHKVIVVWNNVGEKGPDELWNSLGPHPVPVIFKLQTTNRMRNRLQVFPELETNAVLMVDDDTLISAQDLVFAFSVWQQFPDQIVGFVPRKHVSTSSGIYSYGGFELQTPGFGNGDQYSMVLIGASFFNSKYLDLFQRQPAAVHALIDEIQNCDDIAMNFIIAKHTGKTSGVFVKPVNMGNLEKESNGGYPGMWHRAEHFLQRSYCINKLVNIYNSMPLKYSNIMISQFGFPYANHKSKI; the protein is encoded by the exons ATGGGCATTCGAGTCCTTCGTTTCTCTCTGGTGGTCATCCTCGTGCTGCTGCTCGTAGCCGGGGCTTTGACCACTTTACTTCCAAATATCAAGGAAGACAAGATGCTCACTTTGCGTAGGGAAATAAAATCCCAGGGCAAGTCCACCCTGGATTCCTTTACTCTAATAATGCAGACATACAACAGAACAGATCTCTTACTGAGACTCTTAAATCATTATCAGGCTGTGCCATATCTGCATAAAGTGATTGTAGTGTGGAACAATGTTGGGGAGAAGGGACCAGACGAGTTATGGAATTCTCTAGGGCCGCATCCCGTCCCTGTGATCTTCAAACTACAGACGACAAACAGGATGAGAAATCGACTCCAGGTCTTTCCTGAACTAGAAACCAATG CAGTGTTAATGGTAGATGATGACACGCTAATTAGTGCCCAAGACCTTGTCTTTGCTTTCTCAGTTTGGCAG cAATTTCCTGATCAAATTGTAGGATTTGTTCCTAGAAAGCATGTCTCTACTTCATCAGGCATCTACAGTTATGGAGGTTTTGAACTGCAAACCCCAGGGTTTGGGAATGGTGACCAGTACTCTATGGTGCTGATTGGAGCCTCGTTCTTCAATAGCAAATACCTTGACCTGTTTCAGAGGCAGCCTGCCGCTGTCCATGCTTTGATAGATGAAATCCAAAACTGTGATGATATTGCCATGAATTTTATCATTGCCAAGCACACCGGGAAGACTTCAGGGGTATTTGTGAAACCTGTAAACATGGggaatttagaaaaagaatccAATGGTGGCTATCCTGGAATGTGGCATCGAGCTGAGCACTTTTTGCAGAGGTCTTACTGTATAAATAAGCTTGTTAATATCTACAATAGCATGCCCTTAAAATACTCCAATATTATGATTTCTCAGTTTGGTTTTCCCTATGCCAACcacaaaagcaaaatatga